A window of Chrysoperla carnea chromosome 3, inChrCarn1.1, whole genome shotgun sequence genomic DNA:
TGTGTTCAACTGTTACAAACCAATGTTGTTGGATCTTTTAATATCGGTTTTATTAACGGGTCCATGGACGGCTTTATTAATTAAAGCTTTTGTTACGTTATGTGTGGGTGTTGTTACATTACAAATTTACGCAGGACTCGCGCAAGCTATTGGCATTTATTAACTTTGTCCCCGTGTACCATtcagtgttgccaactttcaaTTCTTAAGCCCACCAAAACAGACGatagaaaaccactaaaaaacCAGGCATATTACcagattatttttcgatttcgatCACAAACCTTTCAATAATTAGCATAATTTTTGGGAAGTTTGTCATTAAATAGCATTTTATTCATAAcaaccttaataaattttgtatagagtcataatttttaattgcgagtaacttttcttagtaaataaaaatagtgattccaaatttttggctaccctgtacgttattaagaagttttaaatattcctacatacttttcagaataagcaaaacttcttataaagaatgactttttttcttaaaatgcaaaataaggaaatttacaagtatagttacctctatccggggacacactgtatatttcgACTGTAAATTGAAACCGATTATTCCGAATTACATTAagttcatcaatttttatttttcaaaacaaagaaTTCCATTGCATTCATTACTGTAAATATTACGATTTTCTATGAAAATCGATTTCTCACGTATCAGCATCTATTCAAATCACGAAGTTCGGAGACATTCTGGAAAATTAGTATAGACAGAACTTTAATTCAACTTCTCTATTCTTCTTGTTCTTGTGAGCAGATTTTCAACCATTCTGAAATCAGTTTCTTAATGTAACAGGTCGACATATTTAGCGTTGCAGACTAACTACACCCTCTCCCCCAACTAGAACTAGACTTTTTTGGAATAACTATCGACTAAACCGTTTCTTCCCTTTATGAATCGATTAAGTCAGAAGTATCGGCCGATAGAAGGTTTGCAATATGTTGAGTCTgaattaaatatgaaagtaaaaaacatgtttattatttaaataaaatatttaaactttgtcagttgttgatttttaatcttataaataaattgttaatttaaacatttcaattttgtaatttttttatctgcCTGTAAACATGAACACTCCATAATTAGaaccatggaggttataaagaaggagaagaacgatcgctataaaaaatattgtaactaaaataagtgaggcgctgggatcgctaagttgtctcattaaaagcgggctgttgtgcgctaatttcaaatgatctatcaccgtttaatatacgtgtatataatatcattcaaaggaaaaaaaagaagcaaataatgaaattattattattatttactaattaataaattataaattatctattctactttataaatttgaatggtactaacttcatctacttgtactcataaacagctaacttcgcaaatactacttaccgacaacagcgcggctggtggctgaaaagtGAAccataaattctacaaattttcagggacagagcgatcgttctccttctctaTAACCTCCATGATTAGAACGTTAGTAGGTCGAatggccgccataattgtgttgcttttttaaatttaacactttctaaaTAGGGTatctcaacaattaactcagtcaattgtttgttttcacttgttagataatatttttattaactcataAATTTCAACtgatttaataatgtttacaaaCGTAATATGTACACAAGTTTACTTATATTTAACCTAGAATTTTACGAGATTGGGggaaaaaatgtattgtttttaaatgagataaataatcttttgaataatatttttttgtttttgtaataacattaataatatatacttcTCCTTGtggattttacatttaaataaattataaataaaattaatagcaaTCAATAACTAGATGTAAAGAGAGGAAAAGAAAAAGAGGGGAAAAATATTAGGTATTTGAAGAATCAATTACGATGGTAAACATTCGACGTTACCATCTTGTTCATCCGTATCAGATGTACTAGATGTATTAGAGCTGTTATCGGTACCAGTACCATCATTATCCGAAAAATTGTTACTTTCTTCATCACCCCCACCACCTTGTTCATCACTGTTACGGCTACCAGATCGTCGTCTTctgaaaatctttaaaacaattacGTACATTAAAATCAAACAACGTACAACACAATTTCCTTAATATACAGATTGTTTTCAAAAGCTTTGCTAATAGAGActcaatgtttaaatatataaaaaaatccgtAGCGGGTagtataatttttctatcaCTATTTCGAATCCAACAAGCTTATTAAGAgacgaaattgtataaataatattttttaaatgtaaattaatattaattatttatggtaCAGAAGTAAAGATGAAGCCCcccgaaaaataaaaagaatacgaACTAATATGCGGTTACTTACTGTTGCACCATGTGGTGTTTGTTGCATAACTCTCCATAACATCCAAATCATTCTGTTGTCTTCATGATCGTGGAAAGCATTTAAACTTCTTACACGAATATTACcaagaaatgtttttgataAGCCATTCATATTATTTGGTTCTTCACGTGATGGCAACCATACTTTTACATCCGAATCTAAACCACTGCTGGCTAATACTGGCATCGATGGATGTGGTTCTAAACAATTAacctataaacaaaaaatagggaatattcatgaaatttaaatttggttccaatatttttcttccgtaactttaatgactggacatttcaactaaaccattattttagtaattaattactttaaattaatttaataaaagtacaaattcagtgagagcatttaaaaatttctaaaacggaaattcaaatttttatacggacgtgacatcaaagtacgggcttgtcaaatttgttgacatactgtatgatattaattacttacattttatatggtatttcattaaattatattattctacggctttttattagaaaacttaataaaaacgagtgtaaattccgtgttgtaaattcttttttttaaattgtaaattatacattgaactgtcaccaattgactgatcacgtacttatacgtcatcaacaaagagcgccaaaaaactacgtttaaatatcacaaaattataatgtattttaaatatttttttacacttaattacagcatttttaagcagtatttatattttttactttgttataacggtgtaaacaatgaattaaaaatattaaaaaaaatacatgaatattttctattgtaaGGGCAAAAATTTTAAGGTTATTATGATGAAAATACTATTTCAGGTATTTCCAGCATAGAGTAGTTGCTATTCCTATGCttgaacaatttaattaattttaatttaattaatatctcgaaaacaaaaactGCGCGGTgctatttttacccgactgagcaacaCAAAGGATTTAGTTTTGAATAAGCCATTGATTTCactaaatatgaattaaaaaaaagggtaATATTAACTTACCACTCCTTTATCAgctaataaaaattgtacaattcCCTCGGATTGTTTATCccagaaaaatatattaccaCAGTCTGATCCACTTATAACATACTCGGAGCGTGGTCCAAAGAAGTTAACACCTTTAATGGTAGCACCGTTACGATGTCCTTGATATGTGTGTATTGCTTCATCACCAGGTGATTCTGaatcgaataaataaatatcgtcaTCGTTGTATGATGCTAAAATTTCTCGTCCACAATAATTATAAACGGACGCTGTGATATGACGTTCAGTctgttcaaaaaaataaacaaataataactgCTACGTCTCAGATCGTAGAAAATATTTACCCCTTTAGTTTTCGCTTGAAATGTTTTCATTGAGGCACCATCTTTCGGTATAAATCGTTGATCGTAAACTACAACGGATTCATCATGGCCACTAACACAAAATTCGTTTGACTTTAATGGATTCGAGTGAATACTGTACAacggaatttttttattctctttatTCATCACATAAGTTACTCtggaaaaaaagaaacaaaaaaaattatattaacccgtcagcacgCGTGTTATGAGCATttcgataataaattaaaattagctCGAACAGTACAGCATTCTCCATTCTCCGAAGTGTACAGAAGAAGCCTAGTTAATTGGACAGACGGACTCGACGTTTAAAAAATGTCTGGAGTGTCATCAACTGAAGGTGCCAAGGTAAGCACTTTTTAGACTGTCAAATTGATGGGaacttttttcttttggttTTCTTGGTATGTACTTGTTCTTCGAAGTGTACACAAGAGACCCAGGTGATTGGACAGGCGGACTTGAACTTTAAGAAAGGTCTGGAGTCTCTTGACCTTGAGTAAACcggtgaaatttaatttttctgccTTTCAAGTTAATAGGAATCTTTTTCTTCCAGTTTTTTTGGCATGTATTTGTTCCTCGATGTGTACAGAAGAGAGCCAGGTGATTGGACAGACGGACTCGtcctttattttcttttactacTTTGGCGGGTAAAAAAACAACCGCTGGTAATTTCAGGGGTATAAAAAGGAAGATAAGGAAGGcatgaacagaaaaaaaaacatgctagagaaataatatgaTAAGATAAAATACTTGTTAGGTTTTGTAGCTCGAACATCATGACTGTAAACCAAAGCATCTTCTCCACAACTGAGTACGATATGAGGTTGATCGGATAATAAGGTCAGTTTATGTGATGCCCCACGATGTTGTCCCAATTTTCTGGAGCCTCTTAAACCATCCTGACCTAATTGCCAAAGCCATACTTGTCCATCTCGGGCACTAGTTACCAACTGCAAttcactttcacaactcaacGCTAAGAATTTACTTTGAAAGACATTACTACGATGTTTTGTAACCCAAGAGGTTTTCCGTCTACCCAATGCCCAATCCCAAATAACAACACGTAAATCATCCGATGCACTAGCAATTAAATTACCCGTCGGATTAAAACCTAACGCATTTACACAGCCATCATGGTATTCCATCATCGATGCCAATTCGAAACGTTGAGCAACATGTAACGAGCCATAATAACGTTGTTGGAATTGTATATGGCCATTTAATTTGGCACTGTAGCCCGTTTGACGTTTTAATATTTCTGGAAGAGCATACCAATTTGGTGGTAATTTTGGATTACATATTTTAGCGTAAGACGGAGGCATTGGTTGTGAGTCCACATTATCTGTTGTTGATTCATCTAATTCTGGAAATTCGTCCGATGTGTTTACAGCAGATGTTGAAGATGACTCATATATTGAACAATCAGAATTATTATCACTTGGTTCTTCTGCTTCTAAAACAAGTAGATTTGATAAGATTATATTACGCAAATATCCCAATGTCATGTCTAaaaaaatcggagctgttattgaggacttccaagtaaaaatcattcattgatgcgactacttatacaattcgaattttttgtcaaatattttcattttttgattgtttttcagATAAACACTATTGCATACCTTTCTACGTATTGtcgaaaagcttgcgaggatgccataccaagaaggtcttaacagattaggagataatctgaaaaaccaacaattaaaggcatggaccagctacgagggagggcgaatcgccaaaagcctgttgggtgaaggaaactcgctcggtaacagagccaaggagatcttgaaactaaacagagctgatattggaggtcatcgtagagttactcacagggcatgataacctgaacaagttccaacatcaaaTTGGAAAAAGataatctcccgcgtgtgacagttacatcactttctctgttactgcccgacgctcatacagcagcgaaggaaatagTTTGGTCCGgccgaaccagaagaaattaggaaactcagcgttaggcagatcctgggtttcagtacatcagttggttataatagccactgaaatgtgtagcggggatagagtacaagggtctatttggctaagtgctctgaaccattgcttcgaggcgcgatgctcgagcatgacccgctaacctccatactcaTACGTATTGTCAAAATAATCTCCTTACCCGTAACAACTGGTTCTGCCGTTTctctattttcactattttcattttctttttttcttgttgTATCGACACATATAAAAGAATAATTCTCATCTGCCGTATCTGATTTCTCAGATGCACTCGATACACTATCATCGGTAGTTAATTCATCAACCCACGTATTTTTTCTACGAAAATGACGATTTTTTACATTCGCTTTAATTTTCGGAAATTCTACATTCTTATTTGTTTCAGACGGTTGATGTTCATCTGGATTTTGATTTTCTAATAACGATACACTTGTACTCGGTTgtgcaacaacaacaacatctGTCTTTATATTTTCTACATCGGTTTCGGATACTTTAACCTTTGTTTTCGtttcaatttcattattatcattatctatATTATTCGTTGTGATATTATTTTGTTCGGTCGTTTCGACTTCATTTTGTTCTTGACTTTTGATTGGGGTTATATCAGTTGTCACAtccatttttttatcttatcgaacatataaataaatggatAATGGTCTGATATGTCTTATATCTGtgaattctaatatttttaataactattgaCAGTTCTCAactattcatatttaaatataataatatttatttatttatttaattataaaacgacattatagaaaattgtactatttttaattgtaataatacgTCACACTCAAACtgcacaaaataataatagaacttAGGTTTTGGAATTCAACTTTGTATCAAAAATTTCGATGAACTTTTATTACTGTTTTGTTATGATTCTGATTACACATGTCACGGCACGGCCACTACAGTACTGCCACTAGCAAGGCATACGACGGCTGTGAAGTTACGTCTTGTAGTTGCAggcataatttatttaagtaaatatctACCTACCTAGTCATTTAGTTATTTGATTACAGACAATGTGGGTAGCATAGCAAATTAGCAAGTACTAtcctatttaaaatagaaagttttaaaatccGAGGGTTCCAACGATAGAaagatttataaagaagatttccatcaaatttcaaa
This region includes:
- the LOC123295802 gene encoding DDB1- and CUL4-associated factor 8 isoform X1, with the translated sequence MDVTTDITPIKSQEQNEVETTEQNNITTNNIDNDNNEIETKTKVKVSETDVENIKTDVVVVAQPSTSVSLLENQNPDEHQPSETNKNVEFPKIKANVKNRHFRRKNTWVDELTTDDSVSSASEKSDTADENYSFICVDTTRKKENENSENRETAEPVVTEAEEPSDNNSDCSIYESSSTSAVNTSDEFPELDESTTDNVDSQPMPPSYAKICNPKLPPNWYALPEILKRQTGYSAKLNGHIQFQQRYYGSLHVAQRFELASMMEYHDGCVNALGFNPTGNLIASASDDLRVVIWDWALGRRKTSWVTKHRSNVFQSKFLALSCESELQLVTSARDGQVWLWQLGQDGLRGSRKLGQHRGASHKLTLLSDQPHIVLSCGEDALVYSHDVRATKPNKVTYVMNKENKKIPLYSIHSNPLKSNEFCVSGHDESVVVYDQRFIPKDGASMKTFQAKTKGTERHITASVYNYCGREILASYNDDDIYLFDSESPGDEAIHTYQGHRNGATIKGVNFFGPRSEYVISGSDCGNIFFWDKQSEGIVQFLLADKGVVNCLEPHPSMPVLASSGLDSDVKVWLPSREEPNNMNGLSKTFLGNIRVRSLNAFHDHEDNRMIWMLWRVMQQTPHGATIFRRRRSGSRNSDEQGGGGDEESNNFSDNDGTGTDNSSNTSSTSDTDEQDGNVECLPS
- the LOC123295802 gene encoding DDB1- and CUL4-associated factor 8 isoform X2; the protein is MDVTTDITPIKSQEQNEVETTEQNNITTNNIDNDNNEIETKTKVKVSETDVENIKTDVVVVAQPSTSVSLLENQNPDEHQPSETNKNVEFPKIKANVKNRHFRRKNTWVDELTTDDSVSSASEKSDTADENYSFICVDTTRKKENENSENRETAEPVVTAEEPSDNNSDCSIYESSSTSAVNTSDEFPELDESTTDNVDSQPMPPSYAKICNPKLPPNWYALPEILKRQTGYSAKLNGHIQFQQRYYGSLHVAQRFELASMMEYHDGCVNALGFNPTGNLIASASDDLRVVIWDWALGRRKTSWVTKHRSNVFQSKFLALSCESELQLVTSARDGQVWLWQLGQDGLRGSRKLGQHRGASHKLTLLSDQPHIVLSCGEDALVYSHDVRATKPNKVTYVMNKENKKIPLYSIHSNPLKSNEFCVSGHDESVVVYDQRFIPKDGASMKTFQAKTKGTERHITASVYNYCGREILASYNDDDIYLFDSESPGDEAIHTYQGHRNGATIKGVNFFGPRSEYVISGSDCGNIFFWDKQSEGIVQFLLADKGVVNCLEPHPSMPVLASSGLDSDVKVWLPSREEPNNMNGLSKTFLGNIRVRSLNAFHDHEDNRMIWMLWRVMQQTPHGATIFRRRRSGSRNSDEQGGGGDEESNNFSDNDGTGTDNSSNTSSTSDTDEQDGNVECLPS